A genome region from Hevea brasiliensis isolate MT/VB/25A 57/8 chromosome 9, ASM3005281v1, whole genome shotgun sequence includes the following:
- the LOC110633449 gene encoding uncharacterized protein LOC110633449 has translation MASTVFANSLLPLSSTPPSSLPTFNAFPLSRISFPNSRSHFLSTQLKEEKNFRFFTTYCSPVAASAKDSKEEETPIELKYAAYPTVMDINQIREILPHRFPFLLVDRVIEYTPGVSAVAIKNVTINDNFFPGHFPERPIMPGVLMVEAMAQVGGLVMLQPEVGGSRDNFFFAGIDKVRFRKPVIAGDTLVMRMTLLKLQKRFGIAKMEGKAYVGQDVVCEGEFLMAMGSE, from the exons aTGGCAAGCACTGTTTTTGCTAATTCACTACTGCCTTTATCTTCTACACCTCCTAGTTCTCTACCCACTTTTAATGCATTTCCTCTCTCTCGAATTTCGTTTCCCAATTCTAGATCTCATTTCCTTTCTACCCAGTTGAAGGAGGAGAAGAATTTTAGATTTTTCACCACCTATTGTTCCCCTGTTGCTGCATCTGCTAAGGACTCGAAAGAAGAGGAAACTCCCATCGAACTAA AATATGCAGCCTACCCCACTGTGATGGACATTAATCAGATACGTGAGATTCTACCTCACCG GTTTCCATTTCTCCTTGTGGATAGAGTGATTGAGTACACTCCAGGGGTTTCAGCTGTTGCTATCAAGAATGTCACTATAAATGACAATTTCTTTCCTGGACATTTTCCAGAGAGACCAATTATGCCTGGTGTTCTCATGGTTGag GCAATGGCGCAAGTtggtggcttggtcatgctgcaaccAGAAGTTGGAGGATCTCGTGACAATTTCTTCTTTGCTGGAATTGACAAAGTAAGATTTAGGAAGCCAGTAATTGCAGGTGACACATTAGTTATGAGAATGACGCTTCTCAAGCTGCAGAAACGCTTTGGAATAGCTAAGATGGAAGGAAAGGCTTATGTCGGACAGGACGTAGTTTGTGA
- the LOC110633448 gene encoding pentatricopeptide repeat-containing protein At1g20230, whose product MHGREVLPFFPYLRRSFFYLNLPTYLLLIGQPHAYILKSGISTTITPTTNLLSLCANYHSPPDPNVLSFSALIYEFTKLNNFGQAIRSSSQMLSQGVMLDRHVLPTIIKACAGLSFLNTGKQVHCIASVSGFDSDSRVLSSLVHLYLKCNRIKDAQKVFDRLPQPDVVAYSALLAGYARKGCVKETKELFSKRADEGVELNLVSWNGMIAGFNHSGRHLEAVIMFQKMHLEAFKPDGTSISSVLSAVGDLEMLILGFQIHGYAIKMGIGQDKCVVSALIDMYGKCACTLEMSEVFDEMCQMDVGACNALVMGLSRNGLVDNALKVFRQFKGQGIELNVVSWTSIIGSCSQNGKDIEALELFREMQLVGVKPNSVTIPCLLPACGNIAALMHGKAAHCFSLKSGISSNVYVGSALIDMYAKCGRIHVSKLCFDMMLTRNLVSWNALMAGYAMHGKTKEAIDIFQWMQRSGPKPDFVSFICVLSACSQGGLTDEGWYYFRSMSKDYGIEARLEHYACMVNLLGRAGRLQEAHTMIKQMPFKPDACVWGALLSSCRVHNNVSLGEIAAKKLFELEPRNPGNYILLSNIYASKAMWDEVNMVRNMMKSKGLRKNPGCSWIEIKSKVHMLVAGDNSHPQMAQIIEKLAELSIEMKKSGCFPDTDFVLQDVEEQDKEQILCGHSEKLAVVLGLLNTSPGSSIQVIKNLRICGDCHAVIKFISSFEKREIFVRDTNRFHHFKDGVCSCRDYW is encoded by the coding sequence ATGCATGGAAGAGAAGTCCTCCCCTTCTTTCCGTATCTTCGCCGCTCTTTCTTCTACCTCAATCTACCCACCTATCTATTACTGATCGGGCAACCACATGCCTACATTCTCAAATCTGGCATTTCCACAACTATAACCCCCACCACCAATCTCCTCTCTCTGTGTGCAAATTATCACTCACCACCCGACCCCAatgtcctttccttttctgctctaaTCTACGAATTTACAAAGCTTAATAATTTTGGTCAGGCTATCCGTAGCTCCTCTCAAATGCTCTCTCAGGGTGTCATGCTTGATAGACATGTCTTGCCTACCATCATCAAGGCATGTGCTGGGTTATCTTTCTTGAACACTGGGAAGCAGGTTCATTGTATCGCATCTGTATCTGGGTTTGATTCGGATTCGCGTGTTTTATCCTCTTTGGTACATTTGTATCTTAAATGCAACAGAATAAAGGATGCTCAGAAGGTGTTCGATAGGCTGCCTCAACCGGATGTTGTTGCTTACAGTGCTTTGCTTGCAGGTTATGCACGAAAGGGCTGTGTAAAAGAGACAAAGGAGTTGTTTTCTAAGAGGGCAGACGAGGGTGTGGAACTGAATTTGGTGTCCTGGAATGGGATGATTGCTGGGTTTAACCATAGCGGACGCCATCTGGAAGCAGTTATTATGTTTCAAAAGATGCATTTGGAAGCATTTAAACCCGATGGGACTAGTATATCTAGTGTGCTCTCAGCAGTTGGTGACCTGGAAATGTTGATCCTGGGATTCCAGATTCATGGATATGCGATTAAAATGGGTATAGGACAGGACAAGTGTGTGGTTAGTGCTCTCATTGATATGTATGGGAAATGTGCATGCACATTGGAGATGTCAGAAGTGTTTGATGAGATGTGTCAGATGGATGTAGGTGCTTGTAATGCTTTAGTTATGGGCCTCTCACGAAATGGTCTTGTTGACAATGCCTTGAAGGTGTTTAGACAATTCAAGGGCCAAGGGATTGAACTGAATGTTGTTTCATGGACATCAATTATTGGTAGTTGCTCCCAGAATGGGAAGGATATTGAGGCATTGGAGCTTTTCAGAGAAATGCAGCTTGTGGGGGTAAAGCCAAACTCTGTAACAATTCCATGCTTGCTTCCAGCTTGTGGGAATATTGCAGCATTAATGCATGGGAAGGCAGCGCATTGCTTTTCTCTTAAAAGTGGAATTTCCAGTAATGTTTACGTGGGTAGTGCACTGATTGACATGTATGCGAAGTGTGGAAGAATACATGTTTCTAAGCTTTGTTTTGATATGATGCTCACCAGAAACTTAGTTTCTTGGAATGCATTAATGGCAGGATACGCAATGCATGGAAAGACTAAGGAAGCTATTGACATCTTTCAATGGATGCAAAGGAGTGGGCCAAAGCCTGATTTTGTTAGCTTCATTTGTGTACTATCCGCATGCAGCCAAGGTGGTCTAACAGATGAAGGTTGGTACTATTTTCGCAGCATGTCCAAAGATTATGGTATTGAAGCTAGATTGGAGCATTATGCTTGCATGGTGAATCTTCTGGGTCGTGCTGGGAGGCTGCAAGAGGCGCATACAATGATCAAACAAATGCCTTTCAAACCTGATGCTTGTGTTTGGGGTGCTTTGCTTAGTTCATGCAGAGTACACAATAATGTTAGTTTAGGTGAGATTGCTGCGAAGAAACTCTTTGAGTTAGAACCAAGAAATCCTGGGAACTACATTCTTCTTTCAAATATCTATGCTTCTAAGGCAATGTGGGATGAAGTAAATATGGTGAGGAACATGATGAAGAGCAAGGGCTTGAGGAAGAACCCTGGCTGTAGTTGGATTGAGATCAAGAGCAAAGTGCATATGCTCGTTGCTGGTGACAACTCGCATCCACAAATGGcacaaattattgaaaaattggctgaattgagcattgaaatgaaAAAATCAGGTTGCTTTCCAGACACCGACTTTGTGTTGCAAGATGTGGAGGAACAGGACAAGGAGCAAATCTTATGTGGCCACAGTGAGAAGTTAGCTGTAGTGCTGGGGCTTCTGAATACTAGCCCAGGGTCTTCAATTCAAGTGATTAAGAACCTTAGGATCTGCGGTGACTGTCATGCTGTTATAAAATTCATATCCAGCTTTGAAAAGAGGGAGATATTTGTCAGAGACACTAATCGCTTTCATCATTTTAAAGATGGAGTTTGTTCTTGTAGAGATTACTGGTGA